In Streptomyces sp. Li-HN-5-11, the sequence CAACTCGGTGCTGTGGTTCGTCCACCACATGCTCTACCAGACGCCGCTGGAGCCCGTCTTCGACGCGGAGTTCCGGCGCCAGTGGGCGTCGTACGAGGCCTACAACCGGGCGTTCGCCGAGGCGCTGGCCGAGGAGGCCGCCGAGGGCGCGGCGGTCGTGGTGCAGGACTACCACCTGACGCTGGTCCCGGGGATGCTGCGCGCGCTGCGGCCGGACCTGCGGATCGGCCACTTCTCGCACACGCCGTGGGCGCCGGTGGACTACTTCCGGATGCTGCCGGACGACATCGCCGAGCAGGTGCTGCGCGGCATGCTGGGCGCGGACCGGCTGGGCTTCCTCACGCAGCGGTGGGCCGACGCGTTCGCCGGGTGCTGCGAGGCGGTCGTCGGGGGCCTCGGGGACACCAGGGTCGGCGTGCACGGGCTGGGCGCGGACGCCGAGTTCCTGCGGGAGCGCTCGCACCGGGCCGACGTCTTCGAACGGATGGCGGCACTGCGGGAGGAGATCGGGGCCGCTCCGGACGGGGGTGCGCGCAGGACGATCGTCCGGGTGGACCGCACCGAGCTGTCCAAGAACATCGTGCGGGGCCTGCTGGCGTACCGGCAGCTGCTGGAGGACCGCCCCGAGTGGCGGGAGCGGGTGGTGCACGTGGCGTTCGCGTACCCCTCGCGGCAGGACCTCGCCGTGTACCGGGACTACACCGCCGAGGTGCAGCGGGTGGCTCAGGAGATCAACGCGCGGTACGGGACGCCGGGGTGGACGCCGGTCGTGCTGCACGTCAAGGACGACTTCGCGCGGTCGCTGGCCGCGTACCGGCTGGCGGACGTGGCGCTGGTGAACCCGATCCGGGACGGGATGAACCTCGTCGCCAAGGAGGTGCCGGTCGTCTCCGACGCCGGGTGCGCGCTGGTGCTGTCGCGGGAGGCGGGGGCCTGTGCGGAGCTGGGCGAGGACGCGGTCGTCGTCAACCCGTACGACGTGGTGGGGACGGCCGAGGCGCTGCACGAGGCGTTGAGCATGCCGGGGCCCGAGCGGGTGGAGCGGGCCAAGAGGCTGGCCGCGGCGGCCACGGCGCTGCCTCCGGCCCAGTGGTTCCTGGATCAGCTGGCGGAGCTGAACGGCTGAGGGCGGCTACACGCTCGCCGCCAGGTTCCTCAGCAGGGCGACCACTCCTGCCGGGCCGTCCACCACCAGGTCGGCACGCTCGGAGAGCTCGGTGACCTCTGTGCTGCCGCTGCAGACCAGGACGCCCGGTACGCCGCCCGAGCGGAGCTTCTCGACGGCGGCGAAGGCCGGGAGGTCGCCCAGGTCGTCGCCGGCGTAGAGGACCGAGGTGGCGCCGAGGTCGCGGACGTAGTCCAGGAGGGCGACGCCCTTGTCCATGCCCGGGGGGCGCAGTTCGAGGACCATGCGGCCGGGCTCGACGATCAGGCCGTGCCGGGTGGCCAGGTCGGTGAGGGGCTCGCGGAGCAGCTCGAACGCGGCCTGGGGATTCTCCGCGCGGCGGGTGTGGACGGCGAGGGAACGGCCCTTCTCCTCGATCCACGTGCCGTGCCAGGCGCCGATCCGGTCGAGGAACCCCGGCAGCTCGGCGCGGACGGCGGCGACACCCGGGTGCGGTGGCGGGGCGCTGACGGTGCCCGTGGCCGCGTCCCAGCGCTCGGCGCCGTAGTGGCCGAGGACGACGAGGTGCTCCAGGCCGGGTACGCCCGCGAAGCCGCCGTGGCGCACCGCGACACCGGCCGGGCGGCCGGTGACCACGGCGACGGCGGCCACCTCCGGGGCGAGCGCGGCGAGCGCGGGCACCGCCTGAGGGTGCGCGCGGGCCTGGTCGGGGTCCGGCACGATCGGTGCGAGCGTGCCGTCGAAGTCGAGCGCGATCACCGCGCTCCGCGGCCGCGCGAGGATCGCGGCGAGCCCGTCCCGCCCGGCCTGCGTGGCAGGCGTCGGCAGGGTGGGGGCGGGATGCTCGGGGTTCGTCGAGTCCGTGTGGTGGCTGCCCATATGCCGAACCTATCCACCGGCGGCCGGGCGCACTCCTCGCCTCAGCGCTCCGCCCGGCGCGCCTCCCGTACCCGGCGCAGCCGGTTCACCGTCACCGGGTCGTACGCGAGCGCACGCGTGTCGTCGAGGAGGGCGTTGAGGAGCTGGTAGTAGCGCACCGGCGACAGTCCGAGCTCCTCGCGTATCGCGCGCTCCTTCGCGCCGGGGCCGGGGAAGCCGCGGCGCTCCAGGGCGAGGATGTCCCGCTGCGCACGTCCGAGCTGCTGCTCCCGGTCGTCGTCCATACCCCGCACCGTAGTCCCCGCCACCGACAACGGGCGCCCGCCCCTGGGGCCTGCCCTACAACGCGTTCTCCGCGTTCTCCGCCGCCGACGCCGTCGACTGCAGCTGGCCGAGGACCGCGGCGGGGTCGCCGTCGGAGGTGACCGCCTGGCCGATCCGCTTCTTGAGTTCGGCGCTGACCTGGGCCCACGAGGTCTTGCCGGCCGGGTAGAGCTGCGCCAGCGGGAGCTCCTCCAGGAAGGGCCGGAGGCTCTTGTCGCGCTGTGCGGCGGCCATCGTGTCGGAGGCGGAGCCGGTGACGGGCAGCAGGTCGTACTCGCGGGAGAAGTCGAGGACGTTCTTCTCGCTGTAGACGAAATCGAGGAAGTCGCCGATCTGGTCGCGGTGGCCGTTCTT encodes:
- a CDS encoding trehalose-6-phosphate synthase — encoded protein: MASTHGAEVLVASNRGPVSYEVGEDGSLHARRGGGGLVSGLSAIGPDAGAVWVCAALSDADREAVRRFEGGRRLPSEATGGQQVRMLDIDAGVFGDAYNGIANSVLWFVHHMLYQTPLEPVFDAEFRRQWASYEAYNRAFAEALAEEAAEGAAVVVQDYHLTLVPGMLRALRPDLRIGHFSHTPWAPVDYFRMLPDDIAEQVLRGMLGADRLGFLTQRWADAFAGCCEAVVGGLGDTRVGVHGLGADAEFLRERSHRADVFERMAALREEIGAAPDGGARRTIVRVDRTELSKNIVRGLLAYRQLLEDRPEWRERVVHVAFAYPSRQDLAVYRDYTAEVQRVAQEINARYGTPGWTPVVLHVKDDFARSLAAYRLADVALVNPIRDGMNLVAKEVPVVSDAGCALVLSREAGACAELGEDAVVVNPYDVVGTAEALHEALSMPGPERVERAKRLAAAATALPPAQWFLDQLAELNG
- a CDS encoding DUF3263 domain-containing protein, producing MDDDREQQLGRAQRDILALERRGFPGPGAKERAIREELGLSPVRYYQLLNALLDDTRALAYDPVTVNRLRRVREARRAER
- the otsB gene encoding trehalose-phosphatase, whose translation is MGSHHTDSTNPEHPAPTLPTPATQAGRDGLAAILARPRSAVIALDFDGTLAPIVPDPDQARAHPQAVPALAALAPEVAAVAVVTGRPAGVAVRHGGFAGVPGLEHLVVLGHYGAERWDAATGTVSAPPPHPGVAAVRAELPGFLDRIGAWHGTWIEEKGRSLAVHTRRAENPQAAFELLREPLTDLATRHGLIVEPGRMVLELRPPGMDKGVALLDYVRDLGATSVLYAGDDLGDLPAFAAVEKLRSGGVPGVLVCSGSTEVTELSERADLVVDGPAGVVALLRNLAASV